In Nicotiana tabacum cultivar K326 chromosome 19, ASM71507v2, whole genome shotgun sequence, one DNA window encodes the following:
- the LOC107827378 gene encoding protoporphyrinogen oxidase, chloroplastic (The RefSeq protein has 1 substitution compared to this genomic sequence) codes for MTTTPIANHPNIFTHQSSSSPLAFLNRTSFIPFSSISKRNSVNCNGWRTRCSVAKDYTVPSSAVDGGPAAELDCVIVGAGISGLCIAQVMSANYPNLMVTEARDRAGGNITTVERDGYLWEEGPNSFQPSDPMLTMAVDCGLKDDLVLGDPNAPRFVLWKGKLRPVPSKLTDLPFFDLMSIPGKLRAGFGAIGLRPSPPGHEESVEQFVRRNLGGEVFERLIEPFCSGVYAGDPSKLSMKAAFGKVWKLEETGGSIIGGTFKAIKERSSTPKAPRDPRLPKPKGQTVGSFRKGLRMLPDAISARLGSKLKLSWKLSSITKSEKGGYHLTYETPEGVVSLQSRSIVMTVPSYVASNILRPLSVAAADALSNFYYPPVGAVTISYPQEAIRDERLVDGELKGFGQLHPRTQGVETLGTIYSSSLFPNRAPKGRVLLLNYIGGAKNPEILSKTESQLVEVVDRDLRKMLIKPKAQDPLVVGVRVWPQAIPQFLVGHLDTLSTAKAAMNDNGLEGLFLGGNYVSGVALGRCVEGAYEVASEVTGFLSRYAYK; via the exons ATGACAACAACTCCCATCGCCAATCATCCTAATATTTTCACTCACCAGTCGTCGTCATCGCCATTGGCATTCTTAAACCGTACGAGTTTCATCCCTTTCTCTTCAATCTCCAAGCGCAATAGTGTCAATTGCAATGGCTGGAGAACACGATGCTCCGTTGCCAAAGATTACACAGTTCCTTCCTCAGCGGTCGACGGCGGACCCGCCGCGGAGCTGGACTGTGTTATAGTTGGAGCAGGAATTAGTGGCCTCTGCATTGCGCAGGTGATGTCCGCTAATTACCCCAATTTGATGGTAACCGAGGCGAGAGATCGTGCCGGTGGCAACATAACGACTGTGGAAAGAGACGGCTATTTGTGGGAAGAAGGTCCCAACAGTTTCCAGCCGTCCGATCCTATGTTGACTATGGCAGTAGATTGTGGATTGAAGGatgatttggtgttgggagatCCTAATGCGCCCCGTTTCGTTTTGTGGAAGGGTAAATTAAGGCCCGTCCCCTCAAAACTCACTGATCTTCCCTTTTTTGATTTGATGAGCATTCCTGGCAAGTTGAGAGCTGGTTTTGGTGCCATTGGCCTCCGCCCTTCACCTCCA GGTCATGAGGAATCAGTTGAGCAGTTCGTGCGTCGTAATCTTGGTGGCGAAGTCTTTGAACGCTTGATAGAACCATTTTGTTCTG GTGTTTATGCTGGTGATCCCTCAAAACTGAGTATGAAAGCAGCATTTgggaaagtttggaagttggaagaaaCTGGTGGTAGCATTATTGGAGGAACCTTTAAAGCAATAAAGGAGAGATCCAGTACACCTAAAGCGCCCCGCGATCC GCGTTTACCTAAACCAAAAGGACAGACAGTTGGATCATTCAGGAAGGGTCTCAGAATGCTGCCGGATGCAATCAGTGCAAG ATTGGGAAGCAAATTAAAACTATCATGGAAGCTTTCTAGCATTACTAAGTCAGAAAAAGGAGGATATCGCTTGACATACGAGACACCAGAAGGAGTAGTTTCTCTTCAAAGTCGAAGCATTGTCATGACTGTGCCATCCTATGTAGCAAGCAACATATTACGTCCTCTTTCG GTTGCCGCAGCAGATGCACTTTCAAATTTCTACTATCCCCCAGTTGGAGCAGTCACAATTTCATATCCTCAAGAAGCTATTCGTGATGAGCGTCTGGTTGATGGTGAACTAAAGGGATTTGGGCAGTTGCATCCACGTACACAGGGAGTGGAAACACTAG GAACGATATATAGTTCATCACTCTTCCCTAACCGTGCCCCAAAAGGTCGGGTGCTACTCTTGAACTACATTGGAGGAGCAAAAAATCCTGAAATTTTGTCTAAG ACGGAGAGCCAACTTGTGGAAGTAGTTGATCGTGACCTCAGAAAAATGCTTATAAAACCCAAAGCTCAAGATCCTCTTGTTGTGGGTGTGCGAGTATGGCCACAAGCTATCCCACAGTTTTTGGTTGGTCATCTGGATACGCTAAGTACTGCAAAAGCTGCTATGAATGATAATGGGCTTGAAGGGCTGTTTCTTGGGGGTAATTATGTGTCAGGTGTAGCATTGGGGAGGTGTGTTGAAGGTGCTTATGAAGTTGCATCCGAGGTAACAGGATTTCTGTCTCGGTATGCATACAAATGA